A genome region from Hydrogenoanaerobacterium saccharovorans includes the following:
- a CDS encoding XdhC family protein, whose amino-acid sequence MNNYQFYKEVARYIRDKGSVQLYTIISGENAGQKALRTSETLLAQNDLLLPFWHSATSDSRFENAPCTAEINGIQVLAENLVRRPRLVICGGGHISLPLAQIGVMLDFEVTVIDDREEFANIQRFSTVHNVICADFKSAFEQLESNPNTYYVIVTRGHSADRQCLEEILHRPYAYVGMIGSKRKVAVVMQQMKEDGYSEEQLAQVYAPIGLKIGAQTPAEIAVCIAAELVQVRRSGFAEGCMEDSMLECLDNINQAEMMATIITKNGSAPRSTGAKMLLDAQGKILSGSIGGGAGEGQICAMTADVIKSGKPQISTCNMTNTDAKQAGMVCGGTLTVFMEPIV is encoded by the coding sequence ATGAATAATTATCAGTTTTACAAAGAAGTTGCACGTTATATTCGCGATAAAGGCAGTGTACAGCTTTATACCATCATTTCAGGTGAAAATGCAGGGCAGAAAGCACTGCGTACAAGCGAAACTCTGCTTGCACAAAATGATTTACTGCTCCCATTTTGGCATAGTGCAACGTCAGACAGCCGCTTCGAAAATGCACCATGTACCGCTGAAATAAATGGTATCCAGGTTCTTGCCGAAAATTTAGTGCGCCGCCCGCGGCTGGTTATTTGCGGAGGCGGGCATATTTCGCTGCCTCTTGCGCAAATCGGCGTAATGCTCGATTTTGAAGTCACCGTCATCGATGACCGCGAGGAGTTTGCCAACATCCAACGTTTTTCAACGGTTCACAACGTAATTTGTGCCGACTTTAAAAGTGCCTTTGAACAGTTGGAAAGCAACCCCAACACCTATTATGTTATCGTTACGCGCGGGCATTCAGCCGACCGCCAGTGCCTTGAGGAGATATTGCACCGTCCGTATGCTTATGTGGGTATGATAGGCAGCAAACGCAAGGTTGCAGTGGTTATGCAGCAAATGAAAGAAGATGGCTATAGCGAAGAACAGCTTGCTCAGGTGTATGCACCCATCGGGCTTAAAATAGGTGCACAAACCCCTGCCGAAATTGCAGTTTGCATTGCGGCAGAATTGGTGCAAGTTCGCCGTTCGGGTTTTGCCGAAGGCTGTATGGAGGACAGCATGCTTGAGTGCCTTGATAACATAAATCAGGCGGAGATGATGGCAACCATTATTACCAAAAACGGTTCGGCACCTCGCAGCACAGGCGCTAAAATGCTTCTTGATGCGCAGGGGAAAATCCTCAGTGGCAGCATTGGCGGAGGGGCAGGCGAGGGGCAGATATGTGCTATGACGGCAGACGTCATCAAATCCGGTAAACCTCAAATTTCTACCTGCAACATGACCAATACCGATGCCAAACAGGCGGGCATGGTGTGCGGCGGCACGCTTACCGTATTTATGGAGCCGATAGTTTGA
- the yqeB gene encoding selenium-dependent molybdenum cofactor biosynthesis protein YqeB, producing MLILIKGAGDLATGVACRLKMCGFDVVMTETAKPTTVRRTVAFSRAVYEQKAVVEGITASLCTNLGEVWETLRQNEVAIVVDPEAEIIKELHPQAVIDAIIAKKNINTSITDAPAVVALGPGFTAGVDCHAVIETKRGHNLGRVLYKGSAAANTGIPGNIAGFTSERILRACCDGIFTPVADIGDMVKAGDVVATVGSKPVYTNIDGIVRGMLPPNTPVFEGMKSGDVDPRGIYEYCFTVSDKARAIAGGVLEAVLHITNEVNKYE from the coding sequence ATGCTGATTTTAATAAAAGGCGCGGGCGATTTGGCAACCGGTGTGGCATGCAGGCTTAAAATGTGCGGGTTTGATGTAGTGATGACTGAAACTGCAAAACCCACTACAGTCAGACGCACGGTTGCATTCTCTCGTGCGGTGTACGAGCAAAAAGCCGTGGTGGAAGGTATTACCGCGAGTTTGTGTACGAATTTAGGTGAGGTATGGGAAACTCTCAGGCAAAATGAGGTTGCAATTGTTGTTGACCCCGAAGCTGAAATTATCAAAGAGCTGCACCCTCAAGCGGTAATAGATGCCATCATTGCAAAAAAGAACATCAACACATCCATCACCGATGCCCCTGCTGTTGTGGCACTTGGGCCCGGTTTTACAGCAGGCGTCGATTGTCACGCTGTTATCGAAACCAAACGCGGGCACAACCTTGGGCGTGTGCTTTATAAAGGCAGTGCAGCCGCTAACACCGGCATACCGGGCAATATTGCAGGCTTTACGAGCGAACGTATCTTACGTGCTTGCTGTGACGGTATTTTTACACCTGTTGCGGATATAGGCGATATGGTTAAGGCCGGCGATGTTGTAGCAACTGTGGGTTCAAAGCCCGTTTATACCAATATTGATGGAATCGTGCGGGGGATGCTGCCCCCCAATACCCCTGTTTTTGAGGGGATGAAAAGCGGGGATGTTGACCCGCGCGGAATATACGAATATTGTTTTACAGTTTCAGATAAGGCACGCGCGATTGCCGGCGGTGTGCTTGAAGCGGTTCTTCACATTACAAATGAGGTGAATAAATATGAATAA
- the yqeC gene encoding selenium cofactor biosynthesis protein YqeC, with amino-acid sequence MDFKQLEALVWVAKLGSFSKAGEQLFLTQPTISAHISSLEKELGMRLIVRTTKAVYPSQEGTKLLTYATEILRLRDEAYAALAQTSSRTPKLCELFGIDLNSKRVISLVGSGGKTTFLFALANELAKQGKRVAVTTTTHIFRPDPQQCAYLITDGDLEKIDIALKEHRFVTVGALEENGKLSAPAEELIRYLHKSVDFLLIEADGSRCLPIKVPNNREPVIYSGTDQIIAVGGLSCLGKPIGLICHRAPIAQQLLNVKDTHQITAQDMAKLLYHSYGNYGAMLTVVLNQADNEFLRGQAGIIAGLLMQEGVHRVAVTSFLSKQYEYYSQKRGTVKC; translated from the coding sequence ATGGATTTTAAGCAACTAGAGGCGCTTGTATGGGTAGCCAAACTGGGCAGTTTTTCTAAAGCAGGCGAGCAGCTTTTTCTTACCCAGCCTACCATCAGCGCCCACATCAGCAGTTTAGAAAAAGAACTAGGTATGCGTTTGATTGTGCGCACAACCAAGGCAGTTTATCCTTCTCAAGAGGGTACAAAACTGCTCACCTATGCCACTGAAATACTGCGCCTGCGCGATGAAGCTTATGCCGCGTTGGCACAAACCAGCAGCAGAACGCCAAAATTATGTGAGCTGTTTGGAATTGACTTAAACAGTAAACGTGTTATTTCTTTGGTAGGCTCTGGTGGTAAAACCACTTTTTTGTTCGCACTTGCAAATGAGCTTGCAAAACAGGGCAAACGTGTTGCTGTTACCACTACCACCCATATTTTTAGGCCTGATCCACAGCAATGTGCCTATTTAATAACAGACGGTGATTTAGAAAAGATAGATATCGCTTTAAAAGAGCACCGCTTTGTAACGGTTGGCGCTCTTGAAGAAAACGGTAAATTGTCGGCACCTGCAGAAGAGCTGATTCGCTATTTACACAAGTCGGTAGACTTTCTGCTGATTGAGGCAGATGGTTCCCGTTGCCTTCCTATTAAGGTCCCTAATAACCGTGAACCGGTTATCTATTCGGGTACCGACCAAATCATTGCAGTGGGGGGGCTTTCATGTCTGGGCAAGCCAATCGGGTTAATTTGCCACCGTGCCCCCATCGCACAGCAGCTGCTGAATGTAAAAGATACCCACCAAATAACAGCACAAGATATGGCGAAGCTGCTTTATCACTCTTACGGCAACTACGGCGCTATGCTAACGGTAGTGCTCAATCAAGCGGATAACGAGTTTTTGCGAGGGCAGGCGGGAATCATTGCAGGTCTGCTGATGCAAGAAGGGGTTCATCGGGTGGCGGTTACCTCGTTCTTATCAAAACAATACGAATACTATTCTCAGAAAAGAGGTACTGTAAAATGCTGA
- the selD gene encoding selenide, water dikinase SelD, with the protein MKDMRLTQMTKSAGUASKIGPGVLAQVLCNLPKFSDQNLIVGFDTSDDACVYKISDELVLIQTVDFFPPIVDDPYMYGQIAATNALSDIYAMGASPTLAMNLLCYPSCLPQETVQAILAGGYDKVREAGAIIAGGHTIEDSEPKYGLCVSGFAHPDKILKNSGAQTGDLLILTKPLGIGILTTAAKADMADAVAYRLAVENMSTLNKAACEVVSRYHAHACTDVTGFGLLGHAFEMADGSRRSIKLFSGEIPVLPTAVELAEMGIIPAGAYTNMNYLYEKVKINNSVARSMRDILADPQTAGGLLVSVSAKEATEMLAELQQRTPWARIIGEVVDKTEHSIIVE; encoded by the coding sequence ATGAAGGATATGCGTTTAACACAAATGACCAAAAGCGCCGGTTGAGCATCCAAGATTGGACCAGGTGTCCTTGCACAAGTTTTGTGCAACTTACCAAAATTCTCCGACCAAAACTTAATTGTAGGGTTCGACACCAGCGACGATGCTTGTGTTTATAAAATAAGTGATGAACTCGTTCTGATTCAAACGGTGGATTTCTTTCCGCCCATTGTAGACGACCCATACATGTATGGGCAGATTGCCGCCACCAATGCGCTAAGCGATATTTACGCTATGGGTGCATCGCCAACGCTTGCAATGAATCTGCTTTGCTACCCGTCTTGCCTGCCGCAGGAAACGGTACAGGCAATTTTAGCGGGCGGCTACGACAAAGTGCGTGAAGCGGGTGCTATTATTGCTGGCGGGCATACCATTGAAGACAGCGAACCCAAATACGGCTTGTGCGTCAGCGGGTTTGCACACCCCGATAAGATACTCAAAAACAGCGGCGCGCAAACAGGTGACTTGCTGATATTAACCAAACCGCTTGGCATTGGCATTCTTACAACTGCTGCAAAAGCAGATATGGCAGATGCCGTTGCTTATAGGCTTGCGGTTGAAAACATGTCTACACTGAACAAAGCCGCCTGTGAGGTTGTTTCGCGTTACCATGCGCATGCCTGCACCGATGTAACAGGGTTTGGCTTGCTTGGGCATGCTTTTGAGATGGCGGATGGTTCTCGGCGCAGTATCAAACTGTTTTCTGGCGAAATACCCGTACTGCCCACTGCTGTAGAGCTAGCAGAAATGGGGATTATACCTGCAGGTGCATACACCAACATGAACTACCTGTACGAAAAGGTAAAGATAAACAACAGTGTGGCACGCAGTATGCGGGATATATTAGCGGACCCGCAAACCGCGGGAGGGTTGTTGGTTTCGGTCTCTGCAAAAGAGGCAACAGAAATGCTTGCCGAGTTGCAGCAGCGTACCCCTTGGGCACGCATCATCGGCGAGGTTGTGGATAAAACAGAACACAGCATCATTGTGGAATAA
- the selB gene encoding selenocysteine-specific translation elongation factor, giving the protein MKHIIIGTAGHIDHGKTCLIRALTGMDTDRLAEEKRRGITIDLGFAHMALPNGVQAGIIDVPGHERFIKNMLAGAGCIDLVLMVVAADEGVMPQTAEHLEILSLLGIKRGIVVITKTDLVDAEGLALAKQDIAERFANSFLADAPVYAVSCKTGVGIDALCTAIATISASIPYQNDAQSFRLPIDRVFTVDGFGTVVTGVVAEGSVTVGDSISIYPSGEAAKIRGLQSYGKNVEKVAAGQRAAVNLTGINKQKLKRGDVLAYSGSLSATYYLDVKLIGLPNIEKPIVNNQRVHLFIGTSAVLCRIVLFGTNELQAGKSAYAQLRLESPVAVRNGDRFVVRFYSPLCTIGGGTVLNANPVRHKRSDITVLNAIRIADTGTLREQILQLMRTSSVLYMQEQIHSKMPKIPKERLQEELQALIDKGDVIKTDSQLFVLLEYLQLIAQKAQTLLSDYHNRNPLEEGMPKQEFKVALFGQNPAPAADEILHLLNKRGVISVLSHMVALPTFCCERTSLYVTLKEKVMFFYNKQGFVPAPPESIASDDRTLLRVALLLMHSGALIKLPSGCCIGAEYYNSAVQKLKQYLLKNSNITLAQYRDLLGISRKPAQQLLEYFDAVGITNKTGDVRTLK; this is encoded by the coding sequence ATGAAACATATCATTATCGGAACAGCAGGCCACATCGACCACGGTAAAACCTGCCTGATTCGTGCACTTACCGGTATGGATACCGACCGCCTTGCAGAGGAAAAACGCCGCGGAATTACCATTGACCTTGGTTTTGCTCATATGGCGCTGCCCAATGGGGTGCAGGCAGGCATTATCGACGTACCGGGGCACGAACGCTTTATCAAAAATATGCTTGCTGGTGCAGGATGTATCGACCTTGTCTTGATGGTAGTTGCTGCCGACGAAGGCGTTATGCCTCAAACCGCAGAGCACCTTGAAATATTATCTCTGCTCGGCATCAAACGAGGTATCGTTGTAATAACTAAAACAGACCTTGTCGATGCGGAGGGGCTTGCCCTTGCAAAGCAGGATATTGCAGAGCGTTTTGCAAACAGCTTTCTTGCAGATGCACCGGTATATGCGGTTTCTTGTAAGACTGGTGTAGGTATTGACGCTTTGTGTACGGCAATAGCAACCATTTCTGCAAGTATCCCTTACCAAAATGACGCGCAGTCCTTTCGGCTCCCTATCGACCGTGTGTTTACCGTAGACGGCTTTGGTACGGTAGTAACCGGTGTTGTAGCCGAAGGTTCTGTTACGGTTGGCGATAGCATCAGCATTTACCCAAGCGGAGAGGCTGCAAAGATACGCGGGCTGCAAAGCTATGGTAAAAATGTTGAAAAAGTGGCGGCGGGGCAGCGTGCGGCGGTAAATCTCACCGGAATAAACAAACAAAAGCTAAAGCGCGGAGATGTACTTGCCTATTCAGGCTCATTGAGTGCAACATACTATTTGGATGTAAAGCTTATTGGTTTGCCGAATATAGAAAAACCAATTGTCAACAATCAGCGCGTTCATCTTTTTATTGGCACTTCGGCTGTATTGTGTCGTATAGTTTTGTTTGGTACAAACGAACTGCAAGCAGGCAAAAGCGCTTACGCACAACTTCGCTTAGAAAGCCCTGTAGCAGTTAGAAACGGGGACCGATTTGTGGTTCGTTTTTACTCTCCTTTGTGTACTATCGGCGGCGGGACAGTACTGAATGCAAACCCAGTGCGCCATAAGCGCAGTGATATTACGGTACTAAATGCGATTCGTATAGCAGATACAGGCACACTCCGCGAGCAAATTTTACAGTTGATGAGAACATCATCTGTTTTGTATATGCAAGAACAAATACACTCTAAAATGCCTAAAATACCAAAAGAGCGGCTTCAAGAAGAATTGCAAGCGTTAATTGACAAAGGCGACGTAATAAAAACCGATTCACAACTGTTTGTATTATTAGAGTATTTACAACTGATAGCACAAAAAGCACAGACACTTCTTTCCGATTATCATAATCGCAACCCTCTAGAGGAAGGAATGCCAAAACAGGAGTTTAAAGTTGCGCTGTTTGGGCAGAACCCTGCACCTGCAGCGGATGAAATATTACATTTACTGAATAAACGTGGGGTTATTTCCGTTCTATCCCATATGGTTGCCCTGCCAACTTTTTGCTGTGAGCGCACCTCGCTTTATGTTACGTTAAAAGAAAAGGTGATGTTTTTTTACAATAAACAAGGCTTTGTACCTGCACCGCCCGAATCAATAGCATCTGATGACCGAACTCTGCTTCGTGTTGCCCTTTTGTTGATGCATAGCGGTGCACTTATCAAATTACCATCGGGATGCTGTATTGGTGCAGAATATTACAATTCGGCGGTACAAAAACTGAAACAGTATCTATTGAAAAACAGCAACATTACCCTCGCACAATACCGTGATTTACTGGGTATTTCTCGTAAGCCTGCACAGCAGTTGCTCGAGTACTTTGATGCTGTTGGCATCACAAATAAAACAGGGGATGTACGCACGTTGAAATAA
- the selA gene encoding L-seryl-tRNA(Sec) selenium transferase codes for MPSNPLLRQIPKVDELLRQPALLQQQYHHSVLLQAVRAELDSLRAKLIAGECNEVPSTECLSNAVLARANCLSTMSLRRVINATGIVLHTNLGRAPLSKSALQAVYDAASGYSTLEYDAEKGARGNRGEHIEPLLCELTGAQAAMAVNNNAAAILLTLSTLANNREIIVSRGELVEIGDSFRVPDIMEQSGGRLVEVGATNKTHLRDYVNAITDQTAVFLKVHTSNYKIIGFSGDVPLTELAKLGKQRNIPVVYDLGSGALLDEHAYPISIEPTVPQALRDGADIVTFSGDKLLGGPQAGIIVGSAECINRMKRSPLARALRLDKLSLAALEATLHLYRDPVQACKEIPALRMLFADIATLTEKAQLLCQKILDNCPGYTVEVVRQQRQAGGGSLPAQVFPTAAVAIAPYKITVTQLEQKLRAFETPIIARISENRLLLDVSTIDEHEFDLVAQGVANAL; via the coding sequence ATGCCATCCAACCCGCTTTTGCGCCAAATTCCAAAAGTGGACGAACTTTTGCGTCAGCCTGCGCTTTTACAGCAGCAATATCATCATTCAGTTCTTTTGCAGGCGGTTCGCGCCGAACTGGATAGCCTACGAGCCAAGCTTATCGCAGGCGAGTGCAACGAAGTGCCGTCAACAGAATGCCTTAGTAACGCGGTGTTGGCAAGGGCAAATTGCTTGAGCACGATGAGCCTGCGGCGTGTCATCAATGCAACGGGTATTGTTCTGCACACCAACCTTGGGCGAGCTCCGCTGAGTAAATCGGCGTTGCAGGCAGTGTATGACGCTGCTTCGGGGTATTCCACGTTAGAATACGATGCGGAAAAGGGCGCACGAGGCAATCGAGGAGAGCACATAGAACCTCTGCTCTGCGAGCTTACAGGGGCACAAGCAGCAATGGCGGTAAACAACAACGCGGCGGCTATTTTGCTAACACTTTCCACCCTTGCGAACAATAGGGAAATTATTGTTTCACGCGGAGAATTGGTAGAAATCGGCGATAGCTTTCGTGTCCCCGATATTATGGAGCAGAGCGGCGGGCGCTTGGTTGAAGTGGGCGCAACCAACAAAACCCATCTGCGCGACTACGTAAATGCAATAACCGACCAAACAGCGGTATTTTTAAAAGTGCATACCAGCAACTATAAAATTATCGGATTTTCGGGTGATGTGCCGCTCACTGAGCTTGCAAAGCTGGGCAAACAACGCAATATCCCCGTTGTATATGACCTTGGAAGCGGTGCTTTGCTTGATGAACATGCATACCCTATTTCGATTGAGCCAACTGTGCCGCAGGCTCTGCGTGACGGTGCAGATATAGTAACCTTTAGCGGTGATAAGCTGCTTGGTGGTCCACAGGCTGGTATTATTGTAGGCTCTGCGGAATGTATCAACCGAATGAAACGCAGCCCTCTAGCACGAGCATTGAGGCTTGATAAATTATCGCTCGCAGCACTTGAGGCAACACTGCATTTGTATCGTGACCCTGTACAGGCATGCAAAGAAATCCCCGCTTTGCGTATGCTTTTCGCAGACATTGCCACTCTAACTGAAAAAGCACAGTTGCTATGCCAAAAGATTTTAGATAACTGCCCTGGGTATACAGTAGAGGTGGTTCGGCAACAGCGGCAGGCGGGTGGCGGTAGTTTACCTGCACAGGTATTTCCAACTGCGGCGGTTGCAATTGCACCTTATAAAATAACCGTTACACAGCTGGAACAGAAATTGCGTGCTTTTGAAACACCTATCATTGCACGCATCAGCGAAAACCGCTTGTTGCTCGATGTTTCCACCATAGATGAGCATGAGTTCGATTTGGTGGCACAGGGGGTAGCAAACGCACTATGA
- a CDS encoding aminotransferase class V-fold PLP-dependent enzyme, translating into MAENCKVYLDNASTTYPKAPGVAQRVCEFIEHVGCNVNRGEYEDAYSTAEVVLDTRERLCTLFGFNEPRNVIFTQNVTVALNMVLKGCFKAGDHLLISAMEHNAVMRPLTQLTENGVTFDRIPCNRDGELMVDEMESMLRPNTRAVVMTHASNVCGTLMPIEWVGAFCREHGLKFIVDCAQTGGTFPINMQAMHLDALCFTGHKGLLAPQGIGGFLITDSFAKELTPLFSGGTGSFSNLETLPLLLPDRFEAGTPNLPGIYGLNTSLNYLEKYGIDRIREQEQSLTQRMMESLTEKKLRLVGVDDATKKSAIVSLDFLGKDNAEVAYRLDSEYGIMTRCGLHCAPNSHKTLGTFPQGTVRFSISHFNTITEIDYVVKCIHKILAE; encoded by the coding sequence ATGGCTGAAAACTGCAAAGTCTATCTGGATAATGCCAGTACAACCTACCCCAAAGCTCCCGGAGTTGCACAGCGTGTTTGTGAGTTTATTGAGCATGTTGGTTGCAATGTCAACCGCGGTGAATATGAAGATGCTTACAGTACGGCGGAGGTCGTACTTGATACGCGTGAGCGTTTATGTACTTTGTTCGGTTTTAACGAGCCGCGCAATGTCATCTTTACACAAAACGTAACAGTTGCTCTGAATATGGTTTTAAAAGGCTGCTTTAAAGCAGGTGATCACCTGTTAATATCTGCAATGGAGCATAACGCAGTCATGCGTCCTCTGACACAGCTTACCGAAAACGGTGTTACATTTGACCGTATACCATGTAACCGCGACGGTGAACTGATGGTAGATGAAATGGAATCGATGCTGCGCCCCAATACAAGAGCCGTTGTAATGACGCATGCTTCCAATGTTTGCGGTACCTTGATGCCTATTGAATGGGTGGGTGCATTTTGTCGCGAGCATGGATTAAAGTTTATTGTAGATTGTGCACAAACAGGAGGCACCTTTCCAATTAATATGCAGGCGATGCACCTAGATGCATTGTGCTTTACCGGCCACAAAGGGCTGCTTGCACCGCAGGGGATAGGGGGCTTTCTTATTACTGATTCTTTTGCAAAAGAGCTCACCCCTTTATTTTCGGGTGGAACCGGCAGTTTTTCTAACCTTGAAACCTTGCCGCTGCTGTTGCCGGACCGTTTTGAAGCAGGTACTCCGAACCTCCCCGGTATTTATGGGCTGAACACCTCTCTCAATTATCTCGAAAAATACGGTATTGACCGGATCCGAGAGCAGGAGCAGTCACTTACACAACGTATGATGGAAAGCCTTACCGAAAAGAAGTTGCGCTTGGTGGGGGTAGACGACGCAACAAAAAAATCGGCGATTGTGTCGCTTGATTTTCTTGGCAAAGATAATGCGGAGGTTGCATACCGCCTTGATAGTGAGTATGGTATTATGACGCGCTGCGGGCTGCACTGTGCCCCCAATTCACATAAAACTCTGGGTACTTTCCCGCAGGGGACAGTGCGCTTTTCCATCAGCCATTTTAACACCATTACTGAAATTGATTATGTGGTTAAGTGTATACATAAAATTCTTGCAGAATAA
- the yedE gene encoding YedE family putative selenium transporter: MKGKIKIVVAGLIIGVISVVLVLMGNPANMGFCIACFIRDTAGAVGMHRAEIVQYIRPEIIGLVLGAFLLAVCKKEFSPRGGSSPVTRFVLGFFVMVGALMFLGCPFRMILRLAGGDWNAVLGLLGFTVGIGIGVAFLKNGYSLKRTYTLPALEGAALPVIQLVMLTLLLAAPAFILFSTEGPGSKHAPILVSLAAGLIVGVIAQRTRLCMVGGIRDVMLFKDWTLLAGFAAIFAGALVCNLIFGLFHPGFANQPVAHTDGLWNFLGMLAVGFGSVLLGGCPMRQLVLAGEGNSDSAITVLGLFVGAAFVHNFGLASSGKGPTLNGKIAVITGLIIMVIIAVCNIKNAKKVKEKVYEQHN, translated from the coding sequence TTGAAAGGAAAGATAAAAATAGTAGTTGCCGGGTTGATCATCGGCGTCATCTCGGTGGTGTTGGTGTTGATGGGCAACCCTGCCAATATGGGGTTTTGCATTGCTTGTTTTATTCGTGATACAGCAGGTGCAGTTGGTATGCACAGAGCGGAAATTGTGCAGTACATACGCCCCGAGATCATCGGTTTGGTTTTAGGCGCATTTCTTTTAGCAGTATGCAAAAAAGAGTTTTCACCGCGCGGCGGTTCTTCCCCCGTTACACGTTTTGTACTGGGCTTTTTTGTAATGGTTGGTGCACTGATGTTCCTCGGTTGCCCGTTTAGAATGATTCTTCGTTTGGCGGGCGGAGACTGGAATGCTGTGTTGGGTTTACTTGGCTTTACTGTTGGAATTGGCATTGGCGTTGCATTTTTAAAGAACGGATACAGCCTAAAACGCACTTATACCCTGCCCGCCTTAGAGGGTGCAGCTCTGCCGGTAATTCAACTTGTGATGCTTACTTTGCTGCTCGCAGCACCTGCGTTTATTCTGTTCAGCACCGAGGGGCCCGGTTCAAAACATGCCCCTATTTTAGTATCCCTGGCAGCAGGTTTGATTGTAGGTGTTATTGCACAGCGTACAAGGCTTTGCATGGTAGGCGGTATCCGCGATGTAATGCTGTTTAAAGACTGGACCTTGCTTGCGGGTTTTGCAGCAATTTTTGCAGGAGCCTTGGTTTGCAATTTAATATTTGGGTTGTTTCACCCCGGTTTTGCTAACCAGCCCGTAGCCCACACCGACGGACTTTGGAATTTTCTTGGTATGCTTGCTGTTGGCTTTGGCTCTGTACTTTTAGGCGGTTGCCCCATGCGCCAACTGGTACTTGCAGGCGAGGGCAACTCCGATTCTGCAATCACTGTGCTTGGTTTATTTGTTGGCGCAGCATTTGTACATAATTTTGGTCTTGCATCTTCGGGCAAAGGCCCTACTTTAAACGGGAAGATTGCTGTTATAACAGGGCTTATCATTATGGTAATTATCGCCGTTTGCAATATAAAAAATGCAAAGAAAGTTAAGGAGAAGGTATATGAACAACACAATTGA
- a CDS encoding sulfurtransferase TusA family protein produces MNNTIDARGLSCPQPVIMLKKVLDAKPNSCELLVDNRTAVENTTRYAENAGYKVTVAQIDDEYHLSIVK; encoded by the coding sequence ATGAACAACACAATTGATGCACGCGGGCTTTCTTGCCCACAGCCGGTTATTATGCTGAAAAAGGTACTGGATGCCAAACCCAATAGCTGCGAACTTTTGGTAGATAACCGTACCGCTGTGGAGAACACTACCCGCTATGCAGAAAATGCAGGCTATAAAGTTACGGTTGCACAAATAGATGACGAATATCATCTGAGCATTGTGAAATAA
- a CDS encoding DUF3343 domain-containing protein, producing the protein MITYIATFFTHFDAISFAKTLHKNGLDAKPMPVPRRLSSSCGTCVKFTSDASPLNYKHEGIEQIVSVSEDHYQLVWDNR; encoded by the coding sequence ATGATAACCTATATTGCAACTTTTTTTACCCACTTTGATGCAATCAGTTTTGCAAAGACACTGCACAAAAATGGGTTGGATGCAAAGCCAATGCCCGTGCCACGCAGGCTGTCATCCTCTTGCGGCACTTGCGTAAAATTCACCTCAGATGCTAGTCCATTAAATTACAAGCATGAGGGCATTGAGCAAATCGTATCTGTATCAGAAGACCACTATCAACTAGTATGGGACAATCGTTAG